From the genome of Fundidesulfovibrio magnetotacticus:
GGAACCGGAACCTTGCGGCCGTCCTTCTCCATCATGTGGTGACTCCCCGCCACCAACCGGAGATGCCACCCGGCGGCCTCCAGCTTCTAGATGACCTCGCGTCCGTTCATGTCCGCCAGATATATCTTCCGTGATACATCGTCAAGGTGTCAATTGGAGGCTGCGCCGGGCCTACCCGCACGCGCCCTCAATCTCCCCCGCCGTCTCCCTGATCTGCCCGGCCAGTTCCTTGACCCTGGCCGTGTCGCCCTGCGCCGCCGCC
Proteins encoded in this window:
- a CDS encoding type II toxin-antitoxin system HicA family toxin is translated as MEAAGWHLRLVAGSHHMMEKDGRKVPVPVHGSKDLTPGLLAAIQRQTGVKIK